From Miscanthus floridulus cultivar M001 chromosome 15, ASM1932011v1, whole genome shotgun sequence, the proteins below share one genomic window:
- the LOC136507326 gene encoding uncharacterized protein yields MHMETGDEVRRRCRSVRRWSGKLCALAAILGTIAASAVATAVTVVLRPVRLSFSITDAMSWHVAPGATWAFNVTVANPSRRAGVYYLLLSVSMEYLTPNGSSWVLESGAPTPCYQPPWNTTSFPMAFCITKEDNLSELGRVNTSVPMNPYVKARVRFKVGPAYTKPYEITVLCNHVYFANNESSSASSHSHQRVHVHPPVNCTGTSP; encoded by the coding sequence ATGCATATGGAAACCGGCGATGAAGTCCGTCGTCGTTGCCGATCTGTCCGACGATGGAGCGGCAAGCTGTGCGCCCTGGCCGCTATACTAGGGACCATCGCCGCGAGCGCCGTGGCCACGGCTGTCACGGTGGTGCTCCGCCCTGTGCGCCTTAGCTTCTCCATCACCGACGCCATGAGCTGGCACGTCGCCCCGGGCGCTACCTGGGCGTTCAACGTCACCGTCGCTAACCCCAGCCGCCGCGCCGGGGTCTACTACCTCTTGCTCAGCGTCAGCATGGAGTACCTGACTCCCAACGGGTCGTCGTGGGTGCTCGAGTCCGGCGCTCCGACGCCGTGCTACCAGCCGCCCTGGAACACAACCAGCTTTCCCATGGCGTTCTGCATCACCAAGGAGGACAACCTGTCGGAGCTCGGCAGGGTGAACACCAGCGTCCCTATGAATCCCTACGTCAAGGCCAGGGTGCGCTTCAAGGTGGGGCCGGCCTACACTAAGCCGTACGAGATCACGGTGCTATGCAACCACGTCTACTTCGCCAACAACGAGAGCAGTAGTGCTTCGTCTCACTCTCATCAGAGAGTGCATGTGCATCCACCGGTCAATTGTACGGGCACATCTCCATGA